In one Nicotiana tomentosiformis chromosome 6, ASM39032v3, whole genome shotgun sequence genomic region, the following are encoded:
- the LOC104099319 gene encoding protein NUCLEAR FUSION DEFECTIVE 4, with protein MSRQWMSLVGALWLQSMAGTNTNFPAYSTQIKKLLSISQVQLNNLAFASDAGKLLGWFSGIAATYLPLWLVLLIGSTLGLIGYGVQYLFLANHINSLSYWHVFSLTFLAGNSICWINTVCYIVAIQNFPLDRQVAVGLSTSYLSLSAKIITDIVNVINFSSPSERAEVYLLLNSVLPLFVSIVAAPVIRETKVGKSRKLSDGFRVMFVITLATGTYAVITSMESAMNKLLPRLLSLFGMGVFLVLPILVPLTEKIKEHWHRQCWIRRDPKICDLSNLEEANTAEMRISQEESTNCGVKEDNDLGFAVMEEIGAKKMLMRLDFWLYFFVYLFGATLGLVYLNNLGQIADTRGYTGTSALVSLSSSFGFFGRLLPSLFDYLFSRSKYAISRPATIAVTLAPMTGAFFLLLHKSHIALYISTAIIGVCTGAITSISVAQTTELFGTKNFGVNHNIVVANIPIGSFLFGDLAAMIYRRQANSSDGICLGMKCFQTTFVIWGCLCFLGTCLAFILHIRIQKFYNLLRGRS; from the exons ATGTCTCGGCAATGGATGAGCCTAGTAGGAGCATTATGGCTACAATCCATGGCTGGAACAAACACTAATTTTCCAGCTTATTCTACACAGATCAAGAAACTTTTGTCCATATCTCAAGTTCAACTCAATAACCTAGCATTTGCTTCTGATGCTGGAAAATTACTTGGTTGGTTTTCTGGAATTGCAGCTACTTATTTACCCCTTTGGCTAGTTCTTTTAATTGGTTCAACACTTGGATTAATTGGCTATGGGGTGCAATATCTTTTCCTTGCAAATCACATCAATTCTTTATCATATTGGCATGTTTTTTCACTCACTTTTTTAGCTGGTAATAGCATTTGTTGGATCAACACTGTTTGTTACATAGTAGCAATACAAAATTTTCCATTAGACCGTCAAGTTGCAGTTGGATTATCAACTAGTTACTTAAGTTTAAGTGCCAAGATTATTACAGATATAGTCAATGTTATTAATTTTTCATCCCCAAGTGAAAGGGCTGAGGTTTATCTTCTTTTGAACTCGGTTTTACCCCTCTTTGTTTCAATTGTTGCTGCACCAGTAATTCGTGAGACAAAAGTTGGAAAATCAAGAAAATTATCAGATGGTTTTCGAGTAATGTTTGTTATAACATTAGCTACAGGGACTTATGCTGTGATTACTAGCATGGAATCTGCTATGAATAAGTTATTGCCAAGATTGTTAAGTTTATTTGGAATGGGGGTATTTTTGGTACTTCCAATTTTGGTACCATTGACTGAAAAAATTAAAGAACATTGGCATAGACAATGTTGGATAAGAAGAGACCCAAAAATTTGTGATTTAAGTAATTTGGAAGAAGCTAATACAGCTGAAATGAGAATATCACAAGAGGAGAGTACTAATTGTGGGGTGAAAGAAGATAATGATCTTGGATTTGCTGTAATGGAGGAAATTGGAGCAAAGAAAATGTTGATGAGATTGGatttttggttatatttctttgtttatttatttggtgCAACACTTGGTTTGGTTTATTTAAATAATTTGGGACAAATTGCTGACACTCGTGGATACACTGGGACTTCTGCTCTGGTTTCATTATCATCTTCTTTCGGTTTCTTTGGTCGTCTTCTTCCTTCACTCTTCGACTATCTTTTTTCCAG GAGTAAGTATGCAATTTCAAGACCAGCAACCATAGCAGTGACACTAGCACCAATGACAGGAGCTTTCTTTTTACTACTCCACAAAAGTCACATTGCTCTCTATATCAGCACAGCTATAATTGGAGTTTGTACTGGAGCCATTACTTCCATTTCTGTTGCACAAACTACTGAGCTATTTGGAACCAAGAATTTTGGTGTCAATCACAATATTGTTGTGGCAAATATTCCAATAGGTTCCTTTTTATTTGGGGACTTAGCAGCTATGATCTACAGAAGACAAGCAAATTCAAGTGATGGAATTTGTTTAGGCATGAAATGTTTTCAGACAACTTTTGTTATATGGGGTTGTCTTTGTTTCCTAGGAACTTGTCTAGCTTTCATTCTTCATATAAGAATTCAAAAATTCTATAACCTTTTACGTGGAAGAAGTTAA